The Sporomusaceae bacterium genomic sequence GCCCTCGGTCACCGCCTGTTTGACGGCGCATTGGGGCTCCTTTATGTGCAGGCAGGTGGAAAACTTGCAATCCGGCGCCACGGCGGCGATGTCCGGGAAGTAATACGGGAGATCCTGCTCGCCGATTTCGGCGAACTCAGTCAGGCTGAAGCCGGGCGTATCGACCACGAAACCGCCCCCGGCCAGCGGCAGCAGCTCGGCAAAACGGGTCGTATGCTTGCCGCGGCCGATCTTGTGGCTCACCTCGCCGGTCACCAGCGCCAGCCCCGGCTGCAGTGCGTTCAGCAGGCTCGACTTGCCTGCCCCCGAAGGCCCCGCAAACACCGTGATGCGTTCGTACAGGCGCTCGCGCAGCTCCTCAATCCCGCTGCCCGTCTTGGCAGAAACCATAATAACGGGGTAGCCGACCGACCGATAAACCTCGGCCAGCTGCGCCAATGCCGACGTATCGGCGATATCGGTCTTGTTGATGCACAGGATGGCCTCCAGCCCCGACCATTCGGCCAGCACCAGGAATCTGTCCACCAGCGCCGTGCCGATATCGGGATTGGCGGCGGCGAATGTCAGCACCACCTGGTCGACATTGGCCACCATCGGGCGTCTCAGCAGACTGCGCCGCGGCATTATCTCCTCGATGACCCCTTTGTCCGGGCCGGCGGAGCTGTAACCGACCTCATCGCCCACCAGGAGGGAAAACCGCTCCTTCTTGAACCGCCCGCGCAGCGAACAGGCTGTCACCTTGCCACCCGTCTGGACGTAGTAATAGCTACTGTAGGCTTTTACTACTACACCTAGTAGCATATTCCCTCCTGTATTTATCGTTATTAAGAGCGGCTCAAATGCCCGTTGGGAGCGGTCCTATAACACCTGTTCCTGGAAAAGCACCCCGTTTATATACACCTGCACCCTCACCTGGCCCACGCCTTCCACCGTCTTATCGACGCGGTCGCCCGGCCGGTGAACATTCTCATAAACCACACGGCGGCCATTGCTGTCGGTCACCACGATCTGGATCGCCTGCCGGATGGGGCCCTCCGGCACCGTTATCTGCACCACCGCCCGCTTGACCGCCCCGGCAGCGCTTCTCGCCGCCTGCAGGTCGATCGACGAACCCTCCAGCACCTCGCTGCCGGGGGCCGGGTTCTGGCCGATGATCGTGCCTGGCGGATAACGGTCGCTCGAGCCTTCCGTCACCGAGCCGACCTTGAGCTTCAGGCTCTCGAGCTGGGTAGTCACCGTGCTCAAAGGCGTTCCGCGCAAATCGGGCAGGATTATTTTGCGCGGCCCCGCCCCCTTGCTGACCGTCAGATCGATGGGCGACCCCTTGCCGACCTGGGCGGGCGGCCGGGGATTCTGGGCGATGACGGTATCGGCCGGCGTATCGGCTGCGTACTGTTCTTCCACCCGGCCGAGCGTCAGCCCGGCGTTCTTGATCGCGAGCTCGGCGTCGCGGCGCTTCATGCCGCGCAAGTCCGGCACGACGGTGATCTCCGGCCCCTTGCTGACGACGATCATGACGGTGCGTTGTTCTTTCACCGTCGCCCCCGCCTCCGGGCTCTGGGAAATAACGTAGCCGGAAATGACTTTATCGTGGAAGGCGTCGGTCACCGATACGCGGAGATTATTGCTGAGGATGATGTTGCGGGCCGTATCGACCTGCTTGCCGACGACGCTCGGCACAACAACCTCGTTCGTGCTCCAGAATTTGCCAAACGCCAGGAAAGCGCCGGCGGCGAACGCGATTACAAGCAGTCCGGCCAGCGCCCACAGCCAGGTGCGCTTGTTGCGCGCTCCCGACGGTGGCCCCTCAGGCCCATCGCCATTGGCCGGCGGCTCAGGCACATCCACCCGCGGCAGCACCTGGGTCGGGAAATCCTCCTTCGACAAGCGGCGGGTGTGGTCGTCACGCAGGTAGTGCTGGGCCGAGCGAAGATCGGCGATCATCGCCCCGACATCGGTAAACCGCTGTTCCGGGTTCTTGGCCATTGCCTTGAGCACCAGCGCCTCCAGGATAGGCGGCACCGCCGGATTGATTTCCCTGAGCGGCTGCGGATCGTCCTGCAGATGCTTGATCGCGATGCTGATCGGCGTCTCGCCGGTGAACGGCACCACCCCGGTAAGCATCTCGTACATCACCGCGCCGAGCGAATAAATGTCCGACTTGGCGCTCACCGGCGCGCCCTTGGCCTGCTCCGGCGAGAAATAATGCACCGAGCCGATGATCGTACCCGTCTGCGTCATCGTAGCCGAGGTAACGGCTCGGGCGATGCCGAAATCGGTCACCTTCACCCGGCCCGTGCGGGTCATAAGGATATTGTGGGGCTTGATGTCACAGTGGACGATATTGTTCTGATGGGCGTGTTCGAGCGCCTCGGCGATCTCCAGCGCGACGCGCACCGCGGTCTCCACCGGCAACGGCCCCTCGCGCACGATCCTGTCCTTGAGCGTCTCGCCCGATATGTACTCCATCACAATATAATAGCTGTCGTCATCACGGCCGACATCGTATATGTTCACGATGTTGGGATGGGAAAGCCTTGCCGCCGCCTGCGCCTCGCGGCGGAAACGGGTAACGAACTCCTCGTCGTCGGTAAACTGGGACCGCAGCACCTTCACCGCCACCGACCTGTCCAAAAGCTTGTCGTGGGCGCGGTAAACATCGGCCATGCCGCCGCCGCCGACCCGTTCCAAAATCGTATAACGATTATCGAGTGTACGATTGATCAAGACTCTCACCCCCTATCGCAATGCTCTCGCCATAACTTGCCGGGCAATCGGCGCAGCCACCTCGCCGCCCGCGCCGCCGTTCTCCACGACGACCGCGACCGCGATCTCCGGCTCTTCCGCCGGCGCAAACCCGATGAACCAGGCGTGAGGCGCACCGTGTGGATTCTCGGCCGTCCCCGTCTTGCCGGCCACCTTGACCCCGCCGATACGGGCCGCATAGCCCGTGCCGGAGCTTACCACCTGCTGCATCATCCGGCTTACCTCCGCAGCCGTCGCCGGGCTCGTCGCCGCGGCGAACTCGACGCTGCCGAACTGCCTGAGCACCGCGCCGTCAGGCGCGGACACCCTGCTCACCAAAAACGGCTTCAGCATCGTCCCCCGGTCGGCGAACGCCGCCGCCAGCATCGCCATCCTCAGCGGCGTCACCAGCAGGCTGCCCTGGCCTATACCCGTCTGGGCGAGATCGCCGTCCCCCAGCCGGCCGAAATCCGGCAAGCGGCTGGACGCCTCGGCAAAATCCCCGCCGAAGGGCCGCGCGAAAGCGAACCGGTCGAAAGCCTTGGCCATCCGGTTGCGGCCCAGCTCCAGCGACAGGCGGCCGAACGTCACATTGCAGGACACCGCCAGCGCCTCCTCGAGGTCGACTTTGCCGTGGGCCGTGTTGTTCGATTCGTTCAAAACGTAATCAGGGCCGATCTTGAACGAACCCGGACAATCATATGTTTTCCGGTTATCGGTTATTTTCTCCGTCAAAGCCGCCTCGGCCACCAGCACCTTAAGCGTCGAGCCGGGCGGATACAGACCCTGCACGGCCCGGTTCAAGAGCGGGCTGCCGTCTGCGCCGACGATCTCCTTCCAGTCCTCGTCAACCGCCTCCGGCTCGAAAGCCGGCCGGCTGACCATCACCAGCACCGCGCCGCTGCGGGGCGCAATCGCCACCACCGCGCCGCGCCGGTTGCCCAAAGCCCGATAGGCCGTCTCCTGTAAATCGCCGTCAAGCGTCAGCGTAATGCTGTTGCCCGCCTTCGCCGTCCATAGGCCGGTGAT encodes the following:
- a CDS encoding penicillin-binding transpeptidase domain-containing protein; its protein translation is MLDSLRASIRRTAFALLGLLAVLFLYLSYIQVVQSDYLAGHPLNRRTAAAAEKVERGTVFDRRGEKLAFSKKDGEGRYVRHYPYGAIAAHVVGYSSPRYGQSGVESAFNGELSGMNNPERRFGPITGLWTAKAGNSITLTLDGDLQETAYRALGNRRGAVVAIAPRSGAVLVMVSRPAFEPEAVDEDWKEIVGADGSPLLNRAVQGLYPPGSTLKVLVAEAALTEKITDNRKTYDCPGSFKIGPDYVLNESNNTAHGKVDLEEALAVSCNVTFGRLSLELGRNRMAKAFDRFAFARPFGGDFAEASSRLPDFGRLGDGDLAQTGIGQGSLLVTPLRMAMLAAAFADRGTMLKPFLVSRVSAPDGAVLRQFGSVEFAAATSPATAAEVSRMMQQVVSSGTGYAARIGGVKVAGKTGTAENPHGAPHAWFIGFAPAEEPEIAVAVVVENGGAGGEVAAPIARQVMARALR
- the rsgA gene encoding ribosome small subunit-dependent GTPase A, whose translation is MLLGVVVKAYSSYYYVQTGGKVTACSLRGRFKKERFSLLVGDEVGYSSAGPDKGVIEEIMPRRSLLRRPMVANVDQVVLTFAAANPDIGTALVDRFLVLAEWSGLEAILCINKTDIADTSALAQLAEVYRSVGYPVIMVSAKTGSGIEELRERLYERITVFAGPSGAGKSSLLNALQPGLALVTGEVSHKIGRGKHTTRFAELLPLAGGGFVVDTPGFSLTEFAEIGEQDLPYYFPDIAAVAPDCKFSTCLHIKEPQCAVKQAVTEGRIVRSRYDSYLEVLEEIRAGKKGF
- the pknB gene encoding Stk1 family PASTA domain-containing Ser/Thr kinase, whose protein sequence is MRVLINRTLDNRYTILERVGGGGMADVYRAHDKLLDRSVAVKVLRSQFTDDEEFVTRFRREAQAAARLSHPNIVNIYDVGRDDDSYYIVMEYISGETLKDRIVREGPLPVETAVRVALEIAEALEHAHQNNIVHCDIKPHNILMTRTGRVKVTDFGIARAVTSATMTQTGTIIGSVHYFSPEQAKGAPVSAKSDIYSLGAVMYEMLTGVVPFTGETPISIAIKHLQDDPQPLREINPAVPPILEALVLKAMAKNPEQRFTDVGAMIADLRSAQHYLRDDHTRRLSKEDFPTQVLPRVDVPEPPANGDGPEGPPSGARNKRTWLWALAGLLVIAFAAGAFLAFGKFWSTNEVVVPSVVGKQVDTARNIILSNNLRVSVTDAFHDKVISGYVISQSPEAGATVKEQRTVMIVVSKGPEITVVPDLRGMKRRDAELAIKNAGLTLGRVEEQYAADTPADTVIAQNPRPPAQVGKGSPIDLTVSKGAGPRKIILPDLRGTPLSTVTTQLESLKLKVGSVTEGSSDRYPPGTIIGQNPAPGSEVLEGSSIDLQAARSAAGAVKRAVVQITVPEGPIRQAIQIVVTDSNGRRVVYENVHRPGDRVDKTVEGVGQVRVQVYINGVLFQEQVL